The Cellulophaga sp. L1A9 genome window below encodes:
- a CDS encoding SDR family NAD(P)-dependent oxidoreductase yields the protein MSENKGMVAVVTGATGGIGFEVAKRLGKDGYTVVLNGIEDEAGAKRVEELKAEGIEAEYFGFDVTKDEAVTENITAIGNKYGRIDVLVNNAGGLGGRSRFEEMTTEFYRFVMALNLDSVFFASRAAIPFLKKGNHPSIINYTSNAGWTAGGPGAGIYGTSKAGVHAITRALAKDLAEYGIRVNAVSPGTIDTPFHAQIKATKPEVFASWANNIMLGRLGQPEDVAGVVSFLASKDASFITAETIQIGGGQALGI from the coding sequence ATGAGTGAAAATAAAGGAATGGTAGCTGTAGTTACAGGTGCAACTGGTGGTATTGGTTTTGAAGTAGCAAAAAGATTAGGTAAAGATGGGTATACTGTTGTTTTAAACGGTATCGAAGATGAAGCAGGAGCTAAAAGGGTTGAAGAACTTAAAGCTGAAGGAATTGAAGCTGAATATTTTGGTTTTGACGTTACAAAAGACGAAGCTGTAACTGAAAATATTACTGCTATCGGAAATAAATACGGTAGAATCGATGTATTGGTAAACAATGCTGGTGGTTTAGGTGGTAGATCTAGATTTGAAGAAATGACAACTGAATTTTACAGATTTGTTATGGCATTAAATCTTGATTCTGTATTTTTTGCTTCAAGAGCAGCAATCCCTTTTCTTAAAAAAGGAAATCACCCTTCTATAATTAACTATACGTCTAACGCAGGTTGGACTGCAGGTGGACCAGGAGCTGGTATTTATGGTACTTCTAAAGCAGGTGTTCATGCTATAACAAGAGCATTGGCTAAAGATTTAGCAGAATACGGAATTAGAGTAAATGCAGTATCTCCAGGTACTATTGATACGCCATTCCATGCACAGATTAAAGCAACGAAACCAGAAGTTTTTGCTTCATGGGCAAATAATATTATGTTAGGAAGATTAGGGCAGCCAGAAGATGTTGCTGGTGTTGTTTCTTTCTTAGCGAGTAAAGACGCTTCTTTTATTACAGCAGAAACCATCCAAATTGGTGGTGGTCAAGCATTAGGAATCTAA
- a CDS encoding LacI family DNA-binding transcriptional regulator, protein MANKKTTIKDIANALSISTAAVSKALHDDSRISTKTKEAVRKVAKELNYQPNHLASALRRGKSNLVGVIVPRTNSNFFSSVIQNIEEVLTKKGYNIIITQSNESYQKECRNIDTLLFTQVDGIIASMANETTHLEYYEKIKSKGIPLILFDRGENDLNVDYIGINDYDSSHMIIEHLTQQGCKRIAHIGGYRHTRIFNNRIRGYIDAIKKHNLPTDDELLIESSLTTEDGREKMQQLLDLKERPDAVYVASDYAALGALQVLQENKVKVPNDIALVGFGDEPFTSMVTPTLSSINQHSEEIGKLAAETFLKHVDATDLKQTLHKQILKAELIIRDSSKIQ, encoded by the coding sequence TTGGCAAATAAAAAAACTACAATAAAAGATATTGCAAATGCATTAAGCATTTCTACAGCAGCTGTTTCAAAAGCATTACACGATGATTCTAGAATTAGTACTAAAACTAAAGAAGCCGTTAGAAAAGTAGCAAAAGAATTAAACTATCAACCCAATCATTTGGCTAGTGCTCTACGTCGTGGAAAAAGTAATCTGGTAGGAGTGATTGTCCCTAGAACGAATAGTAACTTTTTTTCGTCTGTTATCCAAAATATTGAGGAAGTTCTTACGAAAAAGGGGTATAATATCATCATTACACAATCTAATGAATCCTACCAAAAAGAGTGTCGGAATATTGACACCTTACTATTCACACAAGTAGATGGTATTATTGCTTCTATGGCGAACGAGACTACCCATTTGGAATATTACGAGAAAATTAAATCTAAAGGTATTCCACTTATTTTATTTGACCGTGGTGAAAACGATTTGAATGTTGATTATATCGGAATCAATGATTATGATAGCAGTCATATGATTATAGAACATTTAACACAACAAGGGTGCAAGAGGATTGCCCATATTGGAGGGTACCGACACACACGCATTTTTAACAACCGAATTAGAGGCTATATTGATGCCATTAAAAAGCATAATTTGCCTACTGATGATGAATTATTGATTGAAAGCAGTCTTACCACGGAAGACGGACGTGAGAAAATGCAACAGCTTTTAGATTTAAAAGAACGCCCTGATGCGGTCTATGTTGCAAGTGATTATGCAGCACTAGGAGCTTTACAAGTACTACAAGAAAACAAAGTTAAAGTACCAAATGATATTGCTTTAGTTGGTTTTGGAGATGAGCCATTTACCTCGATGGTGACCCCTACCCTTTCCAGTATTAATCAACACAGTGAAGAAATAGGTAAATTAGCTGCCGAAACATTTTTAAAACATGTGGATGCGACAGATTTGAAACAAACGCTTCACAAACAAATCTTAAAGGCTGAATTAATTATTAGAGATTCTTCCAAAATTCAATAA
- a CDS encoding sugar kinase, translating to MKKVVTFGEIMLRLAPEGFLRFSQASSFDVVYGGGESNVAVSLANYGVPVDFVTRLPKNDIGECAMMEMRKRGVGVDKIVWGGDRLGIYFLETGAVSRGSKVVYDRAHSAISEITPGMVDWKAAFKDVAWFHWTGITPAISQGAADACLEAVKIASEMGVTISTDLNYRAKLWTYCDDAHREKVMTELTSYCDVVLGNEEDAEKHFGIHPEGLDVHKNGHDVKAEAFLSVCKQMMEKFPRAKKVITTLRGSISASHNTWAGVLYDGTKMLETRQYQITDIVDRVGGGDSFMGGLIYGLLKYPEDDQNALDFAVAASCLKHTIKGDANLATVSEVEKLMGGDASGRVAR from the coding sequence ATGAAAAAAGTTGTAACGTTCGGAGAAATTATGCTTCGTTTAGCTCCAGAAGGATTTTTAAGATTTTCACAAGCAAGTAGCTTTGATGTTGTGTACGGTGGAGGAGAATCTAACGTAGCGGTATCATTAGCAAACTACGGTGTGCCTGTAGATTTTGTTACACGTTTACCTAAGAATGATATTGGTGAATGTGCTATGATGGAAATGCGCAAGCGTGGTGTTGGCGTGGATAAAATTGTATGGGGTGGAGATCGTTTAGGGATTTATTTCTTAGAAACAGGAGCTGTATCTCGTGGTAGTAAAGTAGTTTATGACCGTGCACATTCTGCAATTTCTGAAATTACACCAGGGATGGTAGATTGGAAAGCAGCTTTTAAAGATGTTGCTTGGTTTCATTGGACAGGAATTACACCTGCTATATCTCAAGGTGCTGCAGATGCTTGTTTAGAAGCGGTAAAAATTGCTAGCGAAATGGGAGTTACAATTTCAACAGATTTAAATTATAGAGCAAAATTATGGACCTACTGTGATGATGCTCACAGAGAAAAAGTGATGACTGAACTAACATCTTATTGTGATGTTGTTCTAGGAAATGAAGAGGATGCTGAAAAGCATTTCGGAATTCACCCAGAAGGTTTAGATGTACATAAGAATGGTCATGATGTAAAAGCAGAAGCTTTTTTATCTGTATGTAAGCAAATGATGGAGAAATTTCCAAGAGCGAAGAAAGTTATTACAACTTTAAGAGGTTCTATTTCTGCATCTCATAATACATGGGCTGGAGTTTTATATGATGGTACAAAAATGTTAGAAACACGTCAATACCAAATTACAGATATCGTAGATAGAGTAGGTGGTGGAGATTCGTTCATGGGAGGATTAATTTATGGTTTATTAAAATACCCTGAAGATGATCAAAATGCATTGGACTTTGCTGTTGCAGCTTCTTGTTTAAAACATACGATTAAAGGGGATGCTAACTTAGCAACTGTTTCAGAGGTTGAAAAACTAATGGGTGGCGATGCTTCTGGTAGAGTAGCTAGATAA
- a CDS encoding FadR/GntR family transcriptional regulator gives MKLEIISKNENQDIQKEIISNIRELISFKNLEPGDKLPSERMLSEKFGVSRSNLRGAIQKLEFYGLLNSKPQSGTFIANIGTIAMDGMLEDILRLEDPDFKSLVETRILLELKTVRLAALRRTDEDLKQLRDALDAYEIKVKEGKDAVQEDLLFHLAIARASGNSSMNTFMLIITPEIITNFEKYHVCNSNQSFLGIEEHTEIFEAIKAQNPQLAKEKMKIHFKTLYQYCYNTDDIKID, from the coding sequence ATGAAGTTAGAAATTATTTCCAAAAATGAAAATCAGGATATTCAAAAAGAAATTATATCTAATATTAGAGAGCTTATAAGTTTTAAGAATCTCGAACCAGGCGATAAGCTACCTTCAGAAAGAATGCTTTCAGAAAAATTTGGGGTAAGTCGTAGTAATTTACGAGGAGCTATTCAGAAATTAGAGTTTTATGGCTTATTAAATTCAAAGCCACAAAGTGGAACCTTTATCGCTAATATTGGTACCATAGCGATGGACGGAATGCTAGAGGATATTCTACGGTTAGAGGATCCTGATTTTAAATCTTTAGTAGAAACTAGAATTTTATTGGAATTAAAAACGGTAAGATTAGCGGCATTACGAAGAACCGATGAAGATTTAAAACAGCTTAGAGATGCCCTAGATGCTTATGAAATAAAAGTAAAAGAAGGGAAGGATGCTGTACAAGAAGATTTACTGTTTCATTTAGCCATTGCAAGGGCTAGTGGTAATAGTTCTATGAATACTTTTATGTTAATTATTACTCCTGAAATTATAACCAATTTTGAGAAGTATCATGTGTGTAATAGCAACCAATCATTTTTAGGAATAGAGGAACATACAGAAATATTTGAAGCCATTAAGGCTCAAAACCCTCAATTGGCAAAAGAAAAAATGAAAATACATTTTAAAACACTGTATCAATATTGTTATAATACGGACGATATAAAAATAGATTAA
- a CDS encoding RagB/SusD family nutrient uptake outer membrane protein, producing MKKIKTIYIIGLSVLLLAACDNDLDQTPPLDIETSTLTDFSGVLNAAYYYQTGVVTPQAMMGEFRSDNVAADEDPYLSWKTFNSDLAGLDMKGPVFGPFYTNLYKSILSANNVITNSSDATEIAEAKFLRGLSYFKLVMVFGDVSVILTPQLTVLEIPEFDLTRVSANSVYDDVIIPDLEDAISDLDNSGISSGRASQIAAQAVLGKVYLYRGNYVNAAVEFAEVISAAASAGVSLEGDFANVVTDESTEILFATQLSSSISIASGSSSSTTFVGWFHGDDTKANDSPVTTSLVAAFDASTAAAGATDLRKALSVDDVKRIGIKYTGGLDQDFIEIRLTDVILMYAEALNESGAAATTVLPLLDPIRTRAGLNSLTGTISSQSDVRTAIANERRVELAFEGHRWFDLVRTGTVDAAIGQVISSDYYIFPIPSTEITASAGVITQNPGY from the coding sequence ATGAAAAAAATAAAAACAATATATATAATAGGATTATCTGTTTTACTCTTAGCAGCGTGTGATAATGATTTGGATCAAACACCTCCTTTAGATATTGAAACTAGTACTTTAACGGATTTTTCAGGTGTATTGAATGCAGCGTACTATTATCAAACAGGTGTAGTCACTCCTCAAGCTATGATGGGAGAATTCAGGTCAGACAATGTGGCAGCGGATGAAGATCCTTATTTATCTTGGAAAACATTTAACTCTGATTTAGCTGGTTTAGATATGAAAGGCCCTGTTTTTGGCCCATTTTACACCAATTTATACAAATCGATTTTGAGTGCAAATAATGTAATTACAAATTCATCTGATGCTACAGAAATTGCGGAGGCTAAATTTTTAAGAGGATTATCTTATTTTAAGTTAGTTATGGTTTTTGGTGATGTTTCTGTTATACTGACCCCTCAGTTAACTGTTTTAGAGATTCCTGAGTTTGATTTAACAAGAGTTTCTGCTAATAGTGTTTATGACGATGTAATCATTCCAGATTTAGAAGATGCTATTTCTGATTTAGACAATTCTGGCATATCTAGTGGACGTGCTTCTCAAATTGCGGCTCAGGCAGTGCTTGGTAAAGTGTATTTGTATAGAGGTAACTACGTTAATGCTGCAGTGGAATTTGCAGAAGTAATAAGTGCAGCTGCTTCAGCTGGAGTTAGCTTAGAAGGCGATTTTGCTAACGTTGTAACAGATGAAAGTACAGAGATTCTATTTGCAACTCAATTATCTTCATCTATTTCAATTGCATCTGGTTCTTCATCTTCAACAACCTTCGTTGGTTGGTTTCATGGAGACGATACAAAAGCTAATGATTCACCTGTAACAACAAGTTTGGTTGCTGCGTTTGATGCAAGTACAGCTGCTGCTGGTGCAACTGATTTAAGAAAAGCATTGAGTGTCGATGATGTAAAAAGAATTGGAATTAAATATACTGGAGGTTTAGATCAAGATTTCATAGAGATAAGATTGACTGACGTTATATTAATGTATGCAGAGGCTTTAAATGAAAGTGGTGCAGCTGCTACAACCGTTCTTCCTTTATTGGATCCTATAAGAACAAGAGCAGGTTTAAACAGCTTAACGGGGACAATAAGTTCTCAATCAGATGTAAGAACAGCAATAGCTAATGAAAGAAGAGTAGAATTGGCTTTTGAAGGACATAGATGGTTTGACTTGGTGAGAACGGGTACAGTTGATGCTGCAATAGGTCAGGTGATTAGTAGCGATTATTACATTTTCCCAATTCCTAGTACCGAAATTACAGCGAGTGCAGGGGTTATTACTCAGAATCCAGGGTACTAA
- a CDS encoding 6-phosphofructokinase: MASKSILIICGGGPAPGINAVISTVAKIFLKDGYRVLGLHEGFKGIFSENPEIKEFDFAHADRIFSRGGSTLIMSRFKPSDEKINTELFAQNNVKLLVSIGGDDTASTANRITTYLSKENIAIANIHVPKTIDNDLPLPDRNPTFGFHSAKDEGVRIGNTTYEDARTSQNWFVMSTMGRSAGHLAFGIAASCHFPMMVIPEMFDNTDVTFDKVVRLIISSIIKRKIENINYGVALISEGIFHIMPDSELENCGINFTYDDHGHPELGNVSKSHIFNMLVQLKLKELGINIKSRPVELGYELRCCRPIGFDLTLCTLLGLGVKKLYDEGISGCIVTANSKGEISPLYLKDLQDKDGKIAPRLVDINSEFAKLCFQNLHYLSEDDFEKAKQYLDNPKEYYFNDILHEA; this comes from the coding sequence ATGGCTTCTAAATCTATATTAATTATTTGTGGCGGAGGCCCAGCACCTGGTATAAATGCTGTCATTAGTACGGTTGCTAAAATCTTTTTAAAAGATGGGTATCGAGTTCTTGGTTTGCATGAAGGTTTTAAAGGAATCTTTTCAGAAAATCCAGAAATAAAGGAATTCGATTTTGCGCATGCAGATCGTATCTTCAGTCGTGGTGGATCAACACTAATAATGAGTAGATTTAAGCCAAGTGATGAGAAAATCAACACGGAGCTTTTTGCTCAAAATAATGTAAAACTATTAGTCAGTATAGGCGGTGATGACACCGCTTCTACTGCTAATAGAATTACCACATACCTTTCTAAAGAAAATATAGCTATTGCTAATATCCATGTGCCTAAAACCATAGATAATGATCTTCCGTTACCTGATAGGAATCCTACGTTTGGTTTTCATTCAGCTAAAGATGAAGGTGTTAGAATTGGTAATACAACATATGAAGATGCTCGTACCAGTCAAAATTGGTTCGTAATGTCAACAATGGGTAGATCGGCAGGGCATTTAGCCTTTGGTATTGCTGCCAGTTGCCATTTTCCTATGATGGTTATTCCTGAAATGTTTGATAATACGGATGTTACTTTTGATAAAGTTGTTCGTCTAATAATTTCATCCATTATCAAACGAAAAATAGAGAACATTAATTATGGCGTAGCTTTAATTAGTGAAGGGATTTTTCATATTATGCCTGATTCGGAACTTGAAAATTGTGGCATTAATTTCACCTATGATGACCATGGACATCCTGAGCTTGGTAATGTAAGTAAATCACATATTTTTAATATGTTGGTACAACTTAAACTAAAAGAGCTAGGCATCAATATTAAAAGTAGACCTGTAGAATTAGGATATGAACTTCGTTGCTGTAGACCTATTGGGTTTGATTTAACCTTGTGTACTTTATTGGGTCTTGGTGTTAAAAAGTTGTATGATGAGGGAATTAGTGGTTGTATTGTTACCGCAAACTCTAAAGGAGAAATAAGTCCTTTATATTTAAAAGATCTACAGGATAAGGATGGAAAAATAGCACCTCGTTTGGTAGATATTAATTCGGAATTCGCAAAATTGTGTTTCCAGAATTTACACTATTTATCAGAAGATGACTTTGAGAAGGCAAAACAATATCTTGACAATCCTAAAGAATATTATTTTAATGATATCTTACATGAGGCATAG
- a CDS encoding MFS transporter, which produces MKLKGLRWWVVGLIALATVINYIDRQSLTVLWPQISEDLFPDKSDFERKQIYSTISVIFVFSYAFGQAIFGKIFDWIGTRFGFVLSIGVWSIATALHAIASSLTSFAIFRSILGVAEAGNWPGAAKGNAEWFPTKERALAQGIFNSGAAIGGIIAIPIIATLTIYFDWKMIFIIIGLAGLLWLIPWLFLVKNPPKKHPWISDEERNYILSGQRNQDIDEDGNPDEGYTPNTGELLSKKQSWGVIIASAAIDPIWWLFVFWIPIYLSEVYGMDVKSIGIYGWVPYVGAMIGAWFGGLFAQNRLKAGWSVDKTRKTVITLGCLIMLPSLLAMANPGEPITAVLIMAVILFGFQTAIGNVQTLPSDFFGGKSVGTLSGFSGMAAKLAVAGLTSLVPWLTTGGNYTPVFVIGAALALLALASIWGLCGKIEPLKPTLKV; this is translated from the coding sequence ATGAAATTAAAAGGATTAAGATGGTGGGTTGTTGGTTTAATAGCATTGGCAACGGTCATTAATTATATAGACAGACAGTCTTTAACCGTATTGTGGCCTCAAATTTCTGAAGATTTATTTCCGGATAAATCGGATTTTGAACGTAAACAAATTTATTCAACAATATCAGTAATATTTGTTTTCTCTTATGCTTTCGGTCAAGCAATTTTTGGGAAAATATTTGATTGGATAGGTACTAGATTTGGTTTTGTATTGTCAATTGGAGTATGGTCTATAGCTACAGCTCTTCATGCTATTGCTAGTTCATTAACAAGTTTTGCAATCTTTAGATCAATTTTAGGTGTGGCAGAAGCTGGTAACTGGCCTGGAGCTGCTAAAGGTAATGCTGAGTGGTTTCCAACAAAAGAACGGGCATTAGCACAAGGGATATTTAATTCTGGCGCTGCAATTGGTGGTATTATAGCTATTCCGATCATAGCCACCTTGACTATATATTTTGATTGGAAAATGATATTTATAATTATAGGATTAGCGGGTTTATTATGGTTAATTCCTTGGTTGTTTCTAGTTAAAAATCCACCAAAAAAACACCCTTGGATTTCAGATGAAGAACGTAATTATATTTTAAGCGGACAAAGAAATCAAGATATTGATGAAGATGGAAATCCAGATGAAGGATATACTCCAAATACTGGTGAGCTACTTTCTAAAAAACAAAGTTGGGGCGTAATCATTGCCTCGGCAGCAATAGATCCAATATGGTGGTTGTTTGTTTTCTGGATTCCAATTTACTTGTCCGAGGTTTATGGTATGGATGTAAAAAGTATCGGTATATACGGTTGGGTACCTTATGTAGGAGCGATGATTGGAGCCTGGTTTGGTGGGTTGTTTGCTCAAAATCGTTTAAAAGCAGGTTGGTCGGTAGACAAAACACGTAAAACGGTAATTACTTTAGGGTGTCTTATTATGTTGCCTTCGTTGTTGGCAATGGCTAATCCAGGAGAACCAATTACGGCTGTTTTAATTATGGCAGTTATCTTATTTGGTTTTCAAACGGCAATTGGTAACGTTCAAACATTACCGAGTGATTTCTTTGGTGGAAAATCTGTTGGTACGCTTTCAGGATTTTCTGGTATGGCGGCAAAATTAGCTGTTGCAGGTCTTACATCATTAGTACCATGGTTAACAACAGGGGGAAACTATACACCAGTTTTTGTTATTGGTGCAGCTTTAGCTTTATTGGCTTTGGCAAGTATTTGGGGATTATGTGGTAAAATAGAACCGTTAAAACCAACTTTAAAAGTATAA
- a CDS encoding TonB-dependent receptor — MNKIYLALLLAMLNSFAYAQNSLTGTITETGTNLPLEQVSIYFPQLEKGAVTAANGVYKISNLPLGTYKIIVSYIGYQTISKSVIINEQQTIYDFSLKESAIEMEEVIVSTPFHKLQSENVMKVEYANIKDLKNKGSITLADGISTIAGVASVSTGIGIGKPVIRGLNANRVLVYTQGIRLENQQFGDEHGLGVNDAGIESVEVIKGPASLLYGSDAMGGVLYLNPEKFALPNSTEGDVNLNFFTNTQGISANAGVKTSTDNFRFLLRGAVTSHTDYKTGNDERVTNSRFKEYDIKSGIGYQTTNFKTEVRYNYNNSNLGIPEEIGEQSTDRSPMKPNQTIDNHILSSKSSLLFNASSLDITLGYTSNIRKEFEEDEEGAALHMNLNTFNYNIQYHAPKYGILETIFGAQGLHQSNTNFGEELLIPDATTNDIGFFGTSHLHLNEFNDIQIGLRYDHRKISGDTNGILGEEGYIASLDRNFSSFNAALGYKANFATNFVARLNLATGFRAPNLAELTSNGVHEGTNRYEIGNASLNNEQNFQTDVALEYKNEHFEIYINGFYNSINDYVFIAPNGDEIDGNQVFEYNQQDANLYGGEAGIHLHPHPLDWLHFESSFQTVRGKLKDSDNLPLIPANSITNTLRGEFNKRSGWVNNGYSFITLKSVFEQDEISLFETTTDGYSLLSIGLGGSVTIFNSPIDIRISGNNLLDKNYVSHLSRLKYDGITNIGRNISLGISVPL, encoded by the coding sequence ATGAATAAAATTTATCTCGCATTGCTTTTAGCAATGCTAAACAGTTTTGCGTATGCACAAAACTCACTTACTGGTACAATTACAGAAACAGGCACTAATTTGCCTTTAGAACAAGTTTCCATCTATTTTCCACAATTAGAAAAGGGAGCAGTTACAGCTGCAAATGGAGTTTACAAAATTTCTAACTTACCCTTAGGAACCTACAAAATTATAGTTTCTTATATTGGCTATCAAACAATATCAAAATCGGTTATAATTAATGAGCAACAAACCATTTATGACTTCTCATTAAAAGAAAGTGCTATTGAAATGGAGGAAGTGATTGTTTCTACTCCTTTCCACAAATTACAGAGTGAGAATGTAATGAAAGTGGAGTATGCAAATATAAAAGATCTAAAAAACAAAGGCTCTATTACCTTAGCTGACGGAATTTCTACTATAGCCGGAGTAGCAAGTGTTTCTACGGGTATTGGTATTGGCAAACCTGTAATTAGGGGTTTAAATGCCAATAGAGTATTAGTGTACACCCAAGGTATTCGTTTAGAAAATCAACAATTTGGAGATGAACATGGGTTAGGAGTTAACGATGCCGGTATTGAAAGTGTTGAAGTGATAAAAGGGCCTGCCTCCCTACTCTATGGCTCAGATGCTATGGGAGGTGTATTGTATTTAAATCCTGAAAAATTTGCGCTTCCTAATTCCACTGAAGGCGATGTAAATCTTAACTTTTTCACCAATACGCAAGGCATTAGTGCAAATGCAGGTGTTAAAACATCTACAGATAACTTTCGTTTTTTACTACGTGGAGCTGTTACCTCACATACCGATTATAAGACAGGAAATGATGAACGTGTTACAAATTCTAGGTTTAAAGAATACGATATAAAATCAGGAATTGGATACCAAACCACAAATTTTAAAACAGAAGTACGCTACAATTATAATAATTCTAATTTAGGAATACCAGAAGAAATTGGTGAGCAAAGCACAGACCGATCGCCTATGAAACCAAATCAAACTATTGACAACCATATTCTAAGTTCTAAGAGTAGTTTATTGTTTAATGCTTCTAGTCTTGATATTACACTGGGCTATACTTCAAATATTAGAAAAGAATTTGAAGAGGATGAAGAGGGCGCTGCGTTACATATGAATTTAAATACTTTTAACTATAATATTCAATACCATGCCCCGAAATATGGTATTCTAGAAACTATTTTTGGTGCTCAAGGCTTACATCAATCCAATACTAATTTTGGTGAGGAACTTTTAATACCGGATGCTACCACGAATGATATTGGCTTTTTTGGCACATCACATCTTCATTTAAATGAATTTAATGACATTCAAATTGGTTTACGATATGACCATAGAAAAATTTCAGGGGATACAAACGGAATACTTGGAGAAGAAGGCTATATAGCCTCTTTAGATAGAAATTTCAGCAGTTTTAATGCCGCTTTAGGATATAAAGCAAACTTTGCTACCAATTTTGTAGCTAGGCTCAACCTAGCTACGGGATTTAGAGCACCTAACTTAGCTGAATTAACATCTAATGGAGTTCATGAAGGTACAAATAGGTATGAAATTGGAAATGCTAGTTTAAATAATGAACAGAATTTTCAAACCGATGTTGCTCTTGAATATAAGAACGAACATTTTGAAATTTATATAAACGGATTTTATAATTCGATTAACGACTATGTATTCATTGCCCCAAATGGAGATGAAATAGATGGGAACCAAGTATTTGAGTATAATCAGCAAGATGCCAATTTGTATGGTGGAGAAGCAGGAATTCATTTACACCCACATCCTTTAGATTGGCTGCATTTTGAGAGTAGTTTTCAAACAGTGCGAGGAAAATTAAAGGATAGCGATAATCTTCCTTTAATCCCTGCTAATAGTATCACGAATACACTAAGAGGAGAATTTAACAAGCGTTCTGGATGGGTAAATAACGGGTATTCCTTTATTACCTTAAAATCTGTTTTTGAACAAGATGAAATAAGTTTATTTGAAACAACAACGGATGGATACAGCCTATTAAGTATTGGCTTGGGAGGCAGTGTCACTATTTTCAATAGCCCAATAGATATTAGAATAAGCGGAAACAATTTACTTGATAAAAATTATGTATCGCACTTATCTCGTTTAAAATATGACGGTATTACTAATATTGGTCGCAATATTAGTTTAGGTATTAGCGTGCCTCTATAA